The Terriglobales bacterium DNA window CACCCGAGAGGAACAACTCGCCGGGCGCCACCGCGATACCTTGATGACCTACCGCGGCCACACCGCGAGCGAGAACCCCTACGAGGCCCCCGGCGAGCAGGACATCACCGCCCACCTCAACTTCACCGCCCTGCGCGCGACGGCCGAGCAGGCCGGTCTTGAAACTTTGGGCCTGCTGACCCAGGCGCAGTTCCTCATGGGCATCGGCCAGGGCAACGAGTTCGCCGACGCCTTCGAAGACTGCGGCCCGCCCCAGGAGCGCGC harbors:
- a CDS encoding SAM-dependent methyltransferase — its product is TREEQLAGRHRDTLMTYRGHTASENPYEAPGEQDITAHLNFTALRATAEQAGLETLGLLTQAQFLMGIGQGNEFADAFEDCGPPQERAKVTLQLKHLVTPAGMGETFQVLVLARGVEKEKAARLSGLAFAR